The following nucleotide sequence is from Deferribacterota bacterium.
CCTTTCAACTAAAAGTCTAGTAATTGCTATCGAGAGAGTTGTTTTACCAGAACTACGTTTAATAGCTGAAATATATTGACCTTTCATATATCTATTTTAATAAATCTAAGGCTTTATATAAGCAAAACCTTCAATTTGTAAGGCAATCAATTTAACAATTTCGGCCTTCACAAATATAGAGCCTTCTATCACCTCATCTTTTGAAAAACCACTCTAAAATTCAATTTCACGCCTCACAGAAATAGCAATCTTATATAGTAAAACTAATATTAAAGCGCCAAAAGCCCATACACCAACTGTTATTATAATCTCTGGAAACGTTGGCCAATAAATAATAATTTTTTCAAAAGGATTTGGAACAAATCCACCAATCATTAATAGCAACCCTTTATCAATCCATGTCCCAACTAAGATAAGAAGACAAGTAATTGTTAAAACAGCAATATTTTTCCTACACTTTGGTATAACTAATAAAATAATGGCCAATATCATTGCCATTATTGAAAACCACATCAAAAATACATACTGAAAATTACCATCTAAACCTATTATTAAAAATTTGAAATGCTCTAAATGTTCAGGTATTTGGCTATAAATAACAGTAAAAAGTTCACAGAAAAAGAAAAATACGTTTGCTATTAAGGCATATGTTGCAATTTTTGCAAGCGTTTGAATAGCTTCTTCTTTAGGGTCAAATTTGCTATATTTTCTTATAATTAATGCAAATAAGATGAGTAAAGCAGGACCTGCACAAAAAGCAGAAGCAAGAAATCTTGGAGCCATTATAGCTGTTAACCAATACCCTCTCCCTGGTAATCCAGCATATAAAAAAGCCGTTACAGTATGAATTAAAGGTGCCCATGGTATTGCTATATATATTAACACCTTCACCCATGTTGCCGGTTTAACCTCATTTTTTTCATATTGTAAAACCATCCAGCCAGTAATAATATTTAACAACAGATAAACACTTAAAACAATCATATCCCAAAACATAACTGAATTAGGCATTGGATGTAGCAAAACATTTAAAACCCTGTCAGGCTTCCCCAAATCGACAAAGATAAACAGCATGCACATTATAACAGCTGCTACAGCCATAAATTCACCTAATACAGTTATCCTTGCAAATAACTTATAATTATGTAAATAACAGGGCAATACAACCATTAATGCTGCAGCTGCAATACCCACAAAATATGTAAATTGTGATATATACAAGCCCCAAGAAACATCCCTGCCCATACCAGTTATAATTAATCCCACATTCAATTGATATATATAGAATGCTAGTGAAATTGAAATAATTATTAGCAATATAAAAATTAATATATAATATTTTTTACTTCCAACTAATGCTTTTTCAAACATATAAACCTCACACTAAGTAATATACTTGTGGTCTTGTTCCTAAATGCACCTTTCTTCTTAAAGATAAACGACTAGATAATACCTTATATATTTTACTGTTCTTATCACCAATATCACCAAAAATAATGGAGCCCTTTGATTCCTCAACACATATTGGCAATTTCCCTCTATCTAGTCTCTCCATACAAAAATCACATTTTTCAACAACTCCTCTTTCTCTAGTTGGATAATCTTTATTTACTTTATCAATGAATGGCCTGGGATCTGTCCAATTGAAACTTCTTGAGCCATAAGGACAAGCAGCCATACAAAAACGACACCCAATACACCTATGCATATCCATAACAACAATGCCATCTTCTCTGCTAAATGTTGCCTGTGTAGGGCATACTCTTACGCATGGTGGATTGTCACACTGATTACACAAAACTGGAACACTTTTATTTTCATATAATTTTGATATATTATATTTATCAATAACATCTTCATTAAAAAGCACATTAAATTTTTCCTGCCAAATCCATTTTATTTCGTGTTTTCCATCACCTAGATCGGGAACATTATGATTTATATGACACTTATTTATACACTTTTTTATTATATCATCATTAATAATCTCTAAATCTATTGCCATTGCCCATCTCTTTGCTGTAAGTTTTTTAGCATTAATTTGTTTATTGCTATTTATAAAATCTTCTGGTTTTACAATCTCTAAAAAACCAGGGGCAAAAAAACCAAAAATAGAAAGGGATGCAATCTTTAAAAATATCCTTCTATCTATCTTATCCATTTACTACTCCTCTGGCTCATTATGGCAATTCCAACAATTAGGACTTATCCCTCCAGTAACACCTGCATAATTATGGCATTCATCGCAAAAATCCTTTTTATTTGAATGACAATCCATACAAGTATTCTCTAAGGAGATTTCATATTCTTTATTTGTATAGTCTGAATAATAGACTCTCTTACCTTCCCTAATAGCCATATCACGCCAATCAACTAATAAAACCTGGTGTGAGTTCCTCATTTCATTAGTGGGTAAAATGCATTTTTCAGCTTTTTTTGCTTTTTCTGTTAATTTAGGTTCAGCTTTTTTATTTTGGCCATTAATATTAAGCCAAAAAGGTATAAATATAATTATAACAAAAACAAATATTCCAATTATTATTTTCTTTTTATCATGCATATTAATCTTTTCCCACTTTAATAGGTTCTTTTAAATCATCACCTCTTAGATCAATCTCTCTCTCAGATTCACCGTCAAAGACTAATGCGTTACCCACTAATTCGTGCACTCCTCCCACATTAACAGAAGGTAGCCAATACTCCATAAGAGCTGTTAATGTAGCCCTATCAATTGCGCAAATACAGGCAAGCCTATTAACATCATACATCCTGTGTACATAATCTACCGCGTTAGCCCGGGGTAAGCCACCTCTCATCCTCATCTCCATAAATTCATCTGTACCAACACCTGCACCACCTGCACAGCAAAAGGTCTTTTCTTTTATTGTATTTTCTGGCATCTCATAGAAATTATTACATACGTTCTTTAAAATATACCGAGGCTCTTCAAGAAGCCCCATAGCCCTTGAAGGATTGCAAGAATCATGAAACGTCACTTTTAAGTGATCGTTTCTTGAAGGATCTAATTTTAGCTTATTATTGTATATTAAATCAGCTGTAAACTCACAAATATGAACCATTTTTGTCTTGCTTGCATTTGTAAACTTCGTACCAGTTATTGGACTTACTGGTTCTTCTAAGAAATCTGCAGGTCCATTCATAGTATCCATATATTGATTTATAACCCTCCACATATGTCCGCATTCGCCACCTAAAATCCATTTAACGCCAAGTCTCTTAGCCTCAGCATAAATTTTTGCATTAAGCCTTTTCATTAATTCATTATGGGCAAAAAGACCAAAATTCCCACCTTCTGAGGCGTATGTGCTCCAGGTATAGCTAAAACCATATTTCCTTTTTAGATATTCAAACAATAATAGATATCCTTCACAGGTATATGTTCCCTCTGTTGCAAAATAATCACCACTTGGAGCCACAAATAAGATGTCAGCCCCTTTAACATTTATTGGAACCTCAATTTTTATACCAGTAATATCTTCAATATCCTCCGTTAAAAAATCAAAGGTCTGTTTAATTGTATCAGGAGGGATTCCTAAATGATTTCCTACCCTATAGCAATTTGCAACAGGCTCCATTGTCCAATTTACATGTATACCTAATTCAAGTAAAAGCTCTCTTATAATTATAGTGATTTCTGCTGTATCAATACCATATGGACAAAAGATAGAGCACCTTCTACACTCAGTACAATGAAAAGCATAATAAAACAGCTCCTTTATAACATCCTCAGTTAATTCTCTGCCGCCAGCCAAAGGACCGAATAATTTCCCTGCCATTGTAAAGTATCTTCTATAAATTGATCTAATAAGTTCTGCTCTTAAAACAGGCATATTTTTTGGATCACCACTGCCTATAAAAAAATGACACTTGTCTGCACAAGCCCCACAGCGCACACAAATATCCATAAACAGTTTAAATGATCGAAATTTCTTTAGCTTATCTGCAAAGGCTCTTAAAAAAATATCTTTCCAATTTTCTGGAAGTT
It contains:
- the nrfD gene encoding NrfD/PsrC family molybdoenzyme membrane anchor subunit, which translates into the protein MFEKALVGSKKYYILIFILLIIISISLAFYIYQLNVGLIITGMGRDVSWGLYISQFTYFVGIAAAALMVVLPCYLHNYKLFARITVLGEFMAVAAVIMCMLFIFVDLGKPDRVLNVLLHPMPNSVMFWDMIVLSVYLLLNIITGWMVLQYEKNEVKPATWVKVLIYIAIPWAPLIHTVTAFLYAGLPGRGYWLTAIMAPRFLASAFCAGPALLILFALIIRKYSKFDPKEEAIQTLAKIATYALIANVFFFFCELFTVIYSQIPEHLEHFKFLIIGLDGNFQYVFLMWFSIMAMILAIILLVIPKCRKNIAVLTITCLLILVGTWIDKGLLLMIGGFVPNPFEKIIIYWPTFPEIIITVGVWAFGALILVLLYKIAISVRREIEF
- the dsrJ gene encoding sulfate reduction electron transfer complex DsrMKJOP subunit DsrJ produces the protein MHDKKKIIIGIFVFVIIIFIPFWLNINGQNKKAEPKLTEKAKKAEKCILPTNEMRNSHQVLLVDWRDMAIREGKRVYYSDYTNKEYEISLENTCMDCHSNKKDFCDECHNYAGVTGGISPNCWNCHNEPEE
- a CDS encoding (Fe-S)-binding protein, which gives rise to MDNKYCPEKEKLIDSIEYKLPRKGWFDIKPKFTPGTYCFPANPKNLKILDLPNPRDWSPTDEDWKLPENWKDIFLRAFADKLKKFRSFKLFMDICVRCGACADKCHFFIGSGDPKNMPVLRAELIRSIYRRYFTMAGKLFGPLAGGRELTEDVIKELFYYAFHCTECRRCSIFCPYGIDTAEITIIIRELLLELGIHVNWTMEPVANCYRVGNHLGIPPDTIKQTFDFLTEDIEDITGIKIEVPINVKGADILFVAPSGDYFATEGTYTCEGYLLLFEYLKRKYGFSYTWSTYASEGGNFGLFAHNELMKRLNAKIYAEAKRLGVKWILGGECGHMWRVINQYMDTMNGPADFLEEPVSPITGTKFTNASKTKMVHICEFTADLIYNNKLKLDPSRNDHLKVTFHDSCNPSRAMGLLEEPRYILKNVCNNFYEMPENTIKEKTFCCAGGAGVGTDEFMEMRMRGGLPRANAVDYVHRMYDVNRLACICAIDRATLTALMEYWLPSVNVGGVHELVGNALVFDGESEREIDLRGDDLKEPIKVGKD
- a CDS encoding 4Fe-4S dicluster domain-containing protein, producing MDKIDRRIFLKIASLSIFGFFAPGFLEIVKPEDFINSNKQINAKKLTAKRWAMAIDLEIINDDIIKKCINKCHINHNVPDLGDGKHEIKWIWQEKFNVLFNEDVIDKYNISKLYENKSVPVLCNQCDNPPCVRVCPTQATFSREDGIVVMDMHRCIGCRFCMAACPYGSRSFNWTDPRPFIDKVNKDYPTRERGVVEKCDFCMERLDRGKLPICVEESKGSIIFGDIGDKNSKIYKVLSSRLSLRRKVHLGTRPQVYYLV